A genomic segment from Salvelinus alpinus chromosome 8, SLU_Salpinus.1, whole genome shotgun sequence encodes:
- the LOC139582508 gene encoding serine/arginine repetitive matrix protein 1-like, giving the protein MGMLPTLDLNQLEHLPKQVWCLVQMPKLLATMPRQQELLATMPRQQKLLATMPRHQKLLATMPRHQKLLATMPRHQKLLATMPRHQKLQATMPRQVRSPAPQQKRPAPAPQQKRPAPAPQQKRPAPAPQQKRPAPAPQQKRPAPAPQQKRPAPQQKRPAPQQKRPAPAPQLKRPAPATQQKNPPPQHKRPAPATQQKNPAPQHKRQAPAPQHKRQAPAPQHKRQAPAPQHKRQAPAPQHKRQAPAPQHKRQAFNRRPDHSTREIIIWIAQLLNRLSHVTLPPFEEKGKGN; this is encoded by the exons ATGGGCATGCTGCCTACACTGGACCTGAACCAACTGGAACATCTGCCCAAGCAAGTGTGGTGTCTGGTCCAAATGCCAAAGCTACTGGCCACAATGCCCCGTCAGCAAGAGCTACTGGCCACAATGCCCCGGCAGCAGAAGCTACTGGCCACAATGCCACGTCATCAGAAGCTACTGGCCACAATGCCACGTCATCAGAAGCTACTGGCCACAATGCCACGTCATCAGAAGCTACTGGCCACAATGCCACGTCATCAGAAGCTACAGGCCACAATGCCCCGTCAAGTGAGAAGTC CGGCGCCTCAGCAGAAGCGTCCGGCCCCGGCGCCTCAGCAGAAGCGTCCGGCCCCGGCGCCTCAGCAGAAGCGTCCGGCCCCGGCGCCTCAGCAGAAGCGTCCGGCCCCGGCGCCTCAGCAGAAGCGTCCGGCCCCGGCGCCTCAGCAGAAGCGTCCGGCGCCTCAGCAGAAGCGTCCGGCGCCTCAGCAGAAGCGTCCGGCCCCGGCGCCTCAGCTGAAGCGTCCGGCCCCGGCGACTCAGCAGAAGAATCCGCCGCCTCAGCACAAGCGTCCGGCCCCGGCGACTCAGCAGAAGAATCCGGCGCCTCAGCACAAGCGACAGGCCCCGGCGCCTCAGCACAAGCGACAGGCCCCGGCGCCTCAGCACAAGCGACAGGCCCCGGCGCCTCAGCACAAGCGACAGGCCCCGGCGCCTCAGCACAAGCGACAGGCCCCGGCGCCTCAGCACAAGCGACAAGCCTTCAACAGACGGCCCGACCACTCAACTAGGGAGATCATAATTTGGATTGCCCAACTCCTTAATCGTCTTTCCCATGTTACTTTGCCTCCTTTTGAAGAAAAGGGCAAAGGTAACTGA
- the LOC139582509 gene encoding uncharacterized protein — MPHLKRPPPAPQQKRPSPAPQQKRPAPAPQQKRPAPAPQQKRPAPAPQQKRPAPAPQQKRPAPAPQQKRPAPAPQQKRPAPAPQQKRPSPAPQQKRPSPAPQQKRPSPAPQQKRPAPAPQQKRPAPAPQQKRPAPAPQQKRQALNRHPDPSTS, encoded by the coding sequence ATGCCACATCTGAAGCGACCGCCccccgcgcctcagcagaagcgaccgtcccccgcgcctcagcagaagcgaccggcccccgcgcctcagcagaagcgaccggcccccgcgcctcagcagaagcgaccggcccccgcgcctcagcagaagcgaccggcccccgcgcctcagcagaagcgaccggcccccgcgcctcagcagaagcgaccggcccccgcgcctcagcagaagcgtccggcccccgcgcctcagcagaagcgaccgtcccccgcgcctcagcagaagcgaccgtcccccgcgcctcagcagaagcgaccgtcccccgcgcctcagcagaagcgaccggcccccgcgcctcagcagaagcgaccggcccccgcgcctcagcagaagcgtccggcccccgcgcctcagcagaagcgacAAGCCTTGAACAGACATCCCGACCCCTCAACAAGCTAG